In a single window of the Chromatiales bacterium 21-64-14 genome:
- a CDS encoding chemotaxis response regulator protein-glutamate methylesterase, whose product MSDTGIKADNPHSTVAGSVPRARAPVRALVVDDSGFFRRRVCEILSGDPNIQVVGTAHNGQDAIQKVTELRPDVITMDIEMPVMDGISAVRRIMSSQPTPILMFSSLTYEGAKATLDALDAGALDFLPKRLEDIARNREDANRMLRARVIALGRNPMRARAVTPPPAPVPAPLARVVAPVPAPARRTGVYQVLVIGTSTGGPAALQRLLPTLPGDCPIPLFLVQHMPASFTGPFAERLDQLCKIHVKEAADGDPVEGGTAYLAPGGRQMLVERHDTGLRVRVVESRPDVMYRPSVDVSFASLARAYPGRVLAIILTGMGSDGREGARLLKETGSTVWAQDEASCVVYGMPQAVASAGLADRILSLDELGAGLARQF is encoded by the coding sequence ATGAGCGACACCGGCATCAAGGCGGACAACCCGCATTCCACGGTCGCCGGTTCGGTGCCGCGGGCGCGCGCACCCGTGCGCGCCCTGGTGGTGGACGATTCCGGGTTCTTCCGCCGGCGGGTATGCGAGATTTTGAGCGGTGATCCGAATATCCAGGTGGTCGGTACCGCCCACAACGGGCAGGACGCAATCCAGAAGGTCACCGAGTTGCGTCCGGACGTGATTACCATGGACATCGAGATGCCAGTGATGGACGGGATCAGCGCGGTGCGCCGGATCATGTCATCCCAGCCGACGCCGATCCTGATGTTTTCGTCCCTGACCTATGAAGGTGCCAAGGCCACCCTCGACGCACTGGATGCCGGTGCCCTGGATTTCCTGCCCAAGCGCCTGGAGGACATCGCGCGCAACCGCGAGGACGCCAACCGGATGCTGCGGGCACGGGTCATCGCCTTGGGCCGGAACCCGATGCGTGCCCGCGCCGTCACGCCGCCGCCGGCACCGGTTCCGGCCCCGCTGGCGCGGGTTGTGGCGCCGGTCCCGGCCCCGGCCCGGCGTACCGGTGTTTACCAGGTGCTGGTGATCGGTACCTCCACTGGGGGTCCTGCCGCCCTGCAACGCCTGTTGCCGACATTACCCGGGGATTGCCCGATTCCGTTGTTTCTCGTCCAGCACATGCCCGCCAGTTTCACCGGGCCGTTTGCCGAGCGCCTTGATCAGCTCTGCAAGATACACGTGAAGGAGGCGGCGGACGGGGATCCGGTGGAGGGTGGTACCGCGTACCTGGCCCCGGGTGGGCGGCAGATGCTGGTGGAGCGTCACGATACCGGGCTGCGGGTGCGGGTGGTTGAGAGCCGGCCGGATGTCATGTACCGGCCATCGGTGGACGTCTCCTTCGCGTCGCTGGCGCGGGCCTATCCAGGCCGGGTGCTGGCGATCATCCTCACCGGCATGGGTTCCGATGGGCGCGAAGGTGCGCGGCTGCTGAAGGAGACTGGATCCACCGTGTGGGCCCAGGACGAGGCAAGCTGCGTGGTCTATGGCATGCCTCAGGCAGTGGCGAGCGCGGGTCTCGCGGACCGGATTCTGAGTCTCGACGAGCTCGGGGCGGGTCTCGCCCGGCAGTTCTAG
- the motC gene encoding flagellar motor protein (homologous to MotA; this protein with a related protein (a MotB homolog) forms the ion channels that couple flagellar rotation to proton/sodium motive force across the membrane and forms the stator elements of the rotary flagellar machine; either MotAB or MotCD is sufficient for swimming, but both are necessary for swarming motility; these organisms have both MotA and MotC) — MDLLSIIGIVLALGSILGGNLMEGGHIASLLQLTAFIVVGGGTTGAAMLQTPLPTFVRALKMVIWVFLPPRQAPQATIEKIVGWSNIARKEGLLGLESMAETEEDLFARKGLQLLVDGSEPDAIRGILEVELGAKEHTSLQAAKVYEAMGGYSPTVGIIGAVMGLIHVMQNLADPSKLGEGIAVAFVATIYGVGMANLFLLPIANKLKSLVQKEAQFREMVIEGIIAIAEGENPRNIETKLQGYLH, encoded by the coding sequence ATGGATCTTCTCTCCATTATCGGCATTGTATTGGCCCTGGGGTCGATCCTGGGCGGGAATCTGATGGAGGGCGGGCATATCGCCTCGCTCCTCCAACTCACCGCCTTCATCGTCGTCGGTGGCGGCACCACCGGGGCGGCCATGTTGCAGACGCCGTTGCCGACCTTCGTGCGCGCCCTGAAGATGGTGATATGGGTCTTCCTGCCACCGCGCCAAGCGCCCCAGGCCACCATCGAGAAGATCGTGGGCTGGAGCAACATCGCCCGCAAGGAGGGCCTCCTGGGTCTCGAGAGCATGGCGGAGACCGAAGAGGATCTTTTCGCGCGCAAGGGACTCCAGCTCCTGGTGGATGGCAGCGAGCCGGACGCGATCCGCGGAATCCTGGAGGTGGAACTCGGCGCCAAGGAGCACACCAGCCTGCAGGCAGCCAAGGTATATGAGGCCATGGGCGGCTACAGTCCCACCGTCGGTATCATCGGCGCGGTGATGGGGCTGATCCATGTCATGCAGAATCTTGCCGACCCGTCGAAGCTGGGCGAGGGTATCGCGGTCGCATTTGTTGCGACCATCTATGGTGTCGGGATGGCGAATCTGTTCCTGCTGCCCATTGCCAACAAGCTCAAGAGTCTGGTCCAGAAGGAGGCGCAGTTCCGGGAAATGGTCATCGAGGGGATCATCGCCATCGCGGAGGGTGAAAATCCCCGCAACATCGAAACCAAGCTGCAGGGTTATCTGCATTGA
- a CDS encoding chemotaxis protein CheA codes for MPDTDDDILQDFLVEAGELLEQLGEQLVELEQRPHDTELLNAVFRGFHTVKGGAGFLSLTPLVEVCHRAEDVFNLLRQGKRAVDAPLMDTVLRVLDVVNAMFRQLRAGQSLTPAGSGLLQELVALTSAAPAPAAPKATPAPKADPKPKTKPSSKAKPAPESAPDAEFEMIRDALGGAQPAGGGPGAGDDTITDDEFEALLDELHADSGASTASTAQEIPAAVGAGDDGITDHEFDSLLDQLYGAGGAPGMVDPVDLPEPVPVAVDVPPVVTAPGPAAPGAESGGPAAGASAAANSENTVRVDTRRLDIIMNLVGELVLVRNRLETLKATIPDGAMAKAVSNLGLVTSDLQAAVMKTRMQPVKKVFGRFPRVVRDLARTLKKEVRLEMMGEETDLDKNLVEALADPLVHLVRNAVDHGIESPEVREAAGKPRVGTVVLSAAQEGDHILLTIEDDGAGMDPAQLRRKAVEKGLLDEEASVRLSDEDAFNLIFAPGFSTKAEISDISGRGVGMDVVKTRIAQLNGSIAIDSAKGAGTTLHIRVPLTLAILPTLMVVLGHQIFALPLGSVSEIFDLDTKRTNVVDGQEVIMVRNKALPLFFLRRWLVVGEGAPCDSREAHAVVVVHVGNQRIGFVVDRLVGQEEVVIKPLGALVQGVPGLAGATITGDGKIALVLDVPSLLKAYARRR; via the coding sequence ATGCCGGATACTGACGACGACATCCTGCAGGATTTTTTGGTTGAGGCGGGTGAACTCCTGGAGCAGCTCGGCGAGCAGCTCGTGGAACTGGAGCAGCGCCCGCACGATACCGAGCTGCTCAATGCCGTATTCCGCGGCTTTCATACCGTCAAGGGCGGCGCCGGCTTTCTCAGCCTGACCCCCCTGGTGGAGGTGTGCCACCGCGCCGAGGATGTGTTCAATCTGCTGCGGCAGGGCAAGCGCGCAGTGGATGCGCCCCTGATGGATACGGTGCTCCGGGTACTCGACGTGGTGAACGCCATGTTCCGGCAGCTGCGGGCGGGACAGTCACTGACGCCTGCGGGATCCGGCCTGCTGCAGGAGCTGGTCGCGTTGACAAGTGCCGCGCCTGCGCCGGCTGCCCCCAAAGCCACGCCTGCTCCTAAAGCTGACCCCAAGCCCAAGACCAAGCCCAGCTCCAAGGCCAAGCCCGCTCCCGAGTCCGCACCGGACGCGGAGTTCGAGATGATCCGCGACGCCTTGGGCGGTGCACAGCCCGCGGGCGGAGGGCCTGGTGCTGGCGACGATACCATCACCGACGATGAGTTCGAGGCGCTCCTGGATGAGCTTCATGCGGATAGCGGTGCCAGCACCGCCAGCACCGCGCAGGAGATCCCCGCCGCTGTGGGTGCCGGCGACGATGGGATCACCGATCACGAATTCGATTCTCTGTTGGACCAGCTTTACGGTGCAGGGGGCGCCCCGGGCATGGTGGACCCGGTTGATCTCCCCGAGCCGGTACCGGTCGCGGTAGACGTGCCTCCCGTTGTGACGGCGCCCGGCCCGGCGGCGCCGGGCGCTGAGAGCGGAGGTCCCGCGGCGGGAGCTTCCGCCGCAGCGAACTCCGAGAACACTGTGCGGGTGGATACGCGCCGTCTCGACATCATCATGAATTTGGTGGGCGAGCTGGTGCTGGTGCGCAATCGCCTCGAGACCCTCAAGGCTACCATCCCGGACGGAGCGATGGCCAAAGCGGTGTCCAATCTCGGCTTGGTAACCTCGGATCTCCAGGCCGCAGTCATGAAGACCCGCATGCAACCAGTCAAGAAGGTATTCGGGCGTTTTCCACGGGTGGTTCGTGACTTGGCGCGTACGCTGAAAAAGGAAGTCCGGCTGGAAATGATGGGCGAGGAGACGGATCTCGATAAGAATCTGGTGGAGGCCTTGGCGGACCCGCTGGTGCACTTGGTGCGCAACGCCGTGGATCACGGGATTGAATCTCCGGAAGTGCGTGAGGCCGCGGGCAAGCCGCGGGTCGGGACCGTGGTGTTGAGCGCGGCCCAGGAGGGGGACCACATCCTGCTCACCATCGAGGATGATGGCGCGGGCATGGATCCGGCCCAACTACGCCGCAAGGCGGTGGAAAAAGGCCTGTTGGATGAGGAGGCGTCCGTGCGGCTGAGTGACGAGGATGCCTTCAATCTGATCTTCGCACCGGGATTCTCCACCAAGGCAGAGATCTCCGACATCTCAGGGCGTGGGGTCGGAATGGACGTGGTCAAGACCCGGATTGCGCAGCTCAATGGCAGCATCGCGATCGATTCAGCCAAAGGCGCCGGCACCACTCTGCATATCCGCGTTCCCCTTACCCTGGCGATTTTGCCCACGCTTATGGTTGTGCTCGGGCACCAGATCTTCGCCCTGCCCCTCGGGAGCGTCAGTGAGATCTTCGATCTGGATACCAAGCGCACCAACGTGGTGGACGGGCAAGAGGTGATCATGGTGCGGAACAAGGCGCTCCCGCTGTTTTTCCTGCGCCGCTGGCTGGTGGTGGGGGAGGGCGCGCCGTGCGACAGCCGGGAGGCACACGCAGTGGTCGTGGTGCACGTTGGGAATCAACGCATCGGCTTCGTGGTAGATCGGCTGGTGGGTCAGGAAGAGGTGGTCATCAAGCCCTTGGGCGCCCTGGTGCAGGGCGTTCCCGGGCTCGCCGGCGCGACCATCACCGGCGATGGGAAGATCGCGCTGGTCCTGGACGTGCCCAGCCTGCTAAAGGCCTACGCCCGCCGCCGCTAA